A region from the Lolium perenne isolate Kyuss_39 chromosome 4, Kyuss_2.0, whole genome shotgun sequence genome encodes:
- the LOC127294597 gene encoding ATP-citrate synthase alpha chain protein 2 has translation MARKKILEYDSKRLLKEHLKRLAAIDLHILSAQITESTDFTELVNQQPWLSTMKLVVKPDMLFGKRGKSGLVALNLDIAQVKEFVKERLGVEVEMGGCKAPITTFIVEPFVPHDQEYYLSVVSERLGSTISFSECGGIEIEENWDKVKTVFLPTEKPMTPETCAPLIATLPLEARGKIGDFIKGVFAVFQDLDFSFIEMNPFTMVNGEPYPLDMRGELDDTASFKNFKKWGDLEFPLPFGRVLSSTESFIQDLDDKTSASLKFTVLNPKGRIWTMVAGGGASVIYADTVGDLGYASELGNYAEYSGAPKEEEVLQYARVVLDCATADPDGRKRALLIGGGIANFTDVAATFNGIIRALREKESKLKASRMHLYVRRGGPNYQTGLAKMRKLGAEIGVPIEVYGPEATMTGICKQAIECIMAAA, from the exons ATGGCGCGCAAGAAGATCCTAGAGTACGACTCTAAGCGCCTCCTAAAGGAGCACCTCAAGCGCCTGGCCGCCATCGACCTCCACATCCTCTCCGCCCAG ATCACGGAATCAACAGACTTCACAGAGCTTGTGAACCAGCAGCCATGGTTGTCGACCATGAAGTTGGTCGTCAAGCCCGACATGCTGTTCGGGAAGCGTGGGAAGAGCGGCCTTGTGGCCCTCAACCTGGATATTGCTCAAGTCAAGGAGTTTGTGAAGGAGCGGCTGGGAGTCGAG GTTGAGATGGGCGGCTGCAAGGCTCCGATTACAACCTTCATTGTTGAGCCATTTGTGCCCCATGACCAAGAGTACTATCTTTCAGTTGTCTCGGAGAGGCTGGGTAGCACCATTAGCTTCTCAGAGTGCGGAGGAATTGAAATTGAGGAGAACTGGGACAAGGTTAAGACAGTATTTCTTCCAACTGAGAAACCAATGACACCTGAGACATGTGCTCCCTTGATTGCAACCCTTCCACTGGAG GCACGTGGAAAAATCGGCGATTTTATTAAGGGAGTGTTTGCTGTATTCCAAG ACTTGGATTTCTCATTTATTGAGATGAACCCATTTACCATGGTGAATGGAGAGCCATATCCTCTGGACATGAGAGGAGAATTGGATGACACAgcatctttcaagaacttcaagAA GTGGGGAGATTTAGAATTCCCTTTACCATTTGGCAGAGTTCTCAGCTCTACAGAAAGTTTTATCCAAGATCTGGACGATAAG ACGAGCGCATCTCTGAAGTTCACTGTTTTGAACCCAAAGGGACGCATTTGGACAATGGTTGCAGGAGGCGGTGCCAGTGTCATATATGCTGACACA GTTGGAGATCTAGGATATGCTTCAGAGTTAGGAAATTATGCAGAGTACAGTGGTGCCCCCAAGGAAGAGGAGGTTCTGCAGTATGCTAGAGTAGTACTTGAT TGCGCGACTGCTGATCCCGATGGCCGCAAGAGAGCTCTTCTCATTGGAGGTGGTATAGCCAACTTCACTGATGTTGCTGCCACATTTAATGGCATTATTCGGGCGTTAAGAGAGAAG GAATCCAAGTTAAAGGCATCCAGGATGCACCTGTATGTTCGACGAGGCGGTCCAAATTACCAAACTGGACTAGCAAAAATGCGCAAGCTTGGTGCAGAAATTGGCGTTCCGATTGAG